The following DNA comes from Pirellulales bacterium.
CCGCGTGCAGGGCTGCAATTCGTCGAAGGCCAATATGATCGCTGCGATGCTCGCACGCGGGAATATGACCGTCAAGTTGGGGGTGACACCCCTTCAGGTCAGACGAATTTGACGCGTGAATATGGCGTTTGTTTAAAGCAGATACTGCGATGAGCGCGGCTGCTTTGCCTTGCAGGGCGCTGCCGAAAGCAAGCAAAAAACCGGGCTGTGACGATCGCCATTCGTCACAGCCCGGCTCCTGAAACAACGCGGTCAATCACCAGCGCTCAATTCACATCGACCAGCACCCGTCCCTGCAATTTTCCGGCGAGCATGTCCGCCGCCGCGTCGCCGACTTCCGCCAGCGCGACGGTTTTCGACGTGATTCCATCGAGCATCGACATCGGCAGGTCCAGCACGATCCGCTGCCACGCGCTGATCCGGTCTTTCGACGGCAGCATCACCGAGTCCACGCCGATCAGTTTGACGCCGCGCAGGATGAACGGCATCACGGTGGTCGGCAGATCGGCGCCACCGGCGAGGCCGCATGCAGCAACCACGCCGCCGTAGTTCATCTCGGCCAGCACGCGCGCCAGCACCTTCGAGCCGACCGTGTCGATCGCGGCGGCCCAGCGCTGGCCTTCGAGCGCACGCGGCGGCTCGCTCCACTCCGGTCCGTCGATCACGTCCTTCGCGCCGAGACGCTTCACGTAGTCGTGTTTGGCCGGATTACCCGTCAACGCGCTGACGTGATAACCGAGCCTCGTCAGGATCGCGACGGCCACGCTGCCCACGCCGCCTGCCGCGCCGGTTACCAGAACC
Coding sequences within:
- a CDS encoding acryloyl-CoA reductase, which encodes SQYQRVRGDWLVPLPAGLSTRQAMMIGTAGFTGMLCVNALETAGIRPQSGPVLVTGAAGGVGSVAVAILTRLGYHVSALTGNPAKHDYVKRLGAKDVIDGPEWSEPPRALEGQRWAAAIDTVGSKVLARVLAEMNYGGVVAACGLAGGADLPTTVMPFILRGVKLIGVDSVMLPSKDRISAWQRIVLDLPMSMLDGITSKTVALAEVGDAAADMLAGKLQGRVLVDVN